The following coding sequences lie in one Arachis ipaensis cultivar K30076 chromosome B03, Araip1.1, whole genome shotgun sequence genomic window:
- the LOC107630705 gene encoding uncharacterized protein LOC107630705, translated as MLASNKASDVPRTLSRAVSVFSSSAAMFEKLKSDKHSSNENLSQYNKENNAGETEPTNGVGEFLNKLKSTNNHVHHGNGSGSGSQLATVDENSTDDDNGNLEIAALRLSSLQINQLLSSIWVQSISPINLPENYKAIAHTYSLVLLFSRAKNSFQEALVWSFQLAFSLWKISLKEGSLPPSRRRSLFALALSMILFSSKAYKIKSLVPSAKETHTKK; from the exons ATGCTTGCTTCTAATAAGgcatcagatgttccaagaacaCTCTCTAGAGCAGTCTCTGTCTTTTCTTCTTCAGCTGCCATGTTTGAGAAGCTAAAATCGGATAAACATTCTTCAAATGAAAATTTAAGTCAATATAATAAGGAAAATAATGCTGGAGAGACTGAACCAACTAATGGTGTTGGCGAGTTCCTAAACAAATTGAAGTCGACTAATAATCATGTGCATCATGGGAATGGGAGTGGGAGTGGGAGTCAGCTAGCTACAGTGGATGAAAATAGTACAGATGATGACAATGGGAATTTG GAAATTGCAGCTCTCAGGTTAAGTAGTCTTCAGATAAATCAATTGCTATCATCAATTTGGGTTCAGTCTATCTCTCCTATAAATTTGCCTGAAAATTATAAAGCCATTGCTCATACATACAGCTTGGTGTTGCTTTTTTCTAGAGCTAAG AATTCTTTTCAGGAAGCCCTAGTTTGGAGTTTTCAACTTGCTTTTTCTTTGTGGAAAATTTCTCTTAAAGAAG GGTCATTGCCACCATCTCGACGGAGATCACTCTTTGCTTTAGCACTTTCGATGATTTTGTTTTCTTCAAAAGCCTACAAAATCAAATCTCTTGTTCCGAGTGCCAAGGAAACACATACAAAGAAATAG